A genomic window from Macaca mulatta isolate MMU2019108-1 chromosome 19, T2T-MMU8v2.0, whole genome shotgun sequence includes:
- the NDUFS7 gene encoding NADH dehydrogenase [ubiquinone] iron-sulfur protein 7, mitochondrial isoform X3: protein MAALSAPGLRGFRILGLRSSVGAAVQARGVHQSVATDGPSSAQPALPKAGAMVPKPSSRGEYVVAKLDDLVNWARRSSLWPMTFGLACCAVEMMHMAAPRYDMDRFGVVFRASPRQSDVMIVAGTLTNKMAPALRKVYDQMPEPRYVISMGSCANGGGYYHYSYSVVRGCDRIVPVDIYIPGRAAHPRPRPCSTASCSCRGRSSGSGRCRSGTAGSAATATGACRRPVPSLLLSREVVSKFALRPLPPSVVCG, encoded by the exons ATGGCGGCGCTGTCAG CTCCTGGCCTGCGCGGCTTCCGGATCCTTGGTCTGCG CTCCAGCGTGGGCGCGGCTGTGCAGGCACGAGGTGTCCATCAGAGCGTGGCCACCGATGGCCCAAGCAG CGCCCAGCCTGCCCTGCCGAAGGCTGGAGCCATGGTTCCCAAACCCAGCAGCCGGGGCGAGTATGTGGTGGCCAAGCTGGATGACCTCGTCAACTGGGCCCGCCGG AGTTCTCTGTGGCCCATGACCTTCGGTCTGGCCTGCTGCGCCGTGGAGATGATGCACATGGCCGCACCCCGCTACGACATGGACCGTTTTGGCGTGGTCTTCCGCGCCAGCCCGCGCCAGTCCGACGTCATGATCGTGGCCGGCACACTCACTAACAAGATGGCCCCAGCGCTCCGCAAG GTCTACGACCAGATGCCGGAGCCGCGCTACGTGATCTCCATGGGGAG CTGCGCCAACGGAGGAGGCTACTACCACTACTCCTACTCGGTGGTGAGGGGCTGCGACCGCATCGTGCCCGTGGACATCTACATCCCAGGTAGG GCTGCCCACCCACGGCCGAGGCCCTGCTCTACGGCGTCCTGCAGCTGCAGAGGAAGATCAAGCGGGAGCGGAAGGTGCAGATCTGGTACCGCAGGTAGTGCCGCCACTGCCACCGGAGCCTGTCGCCGTCCTGTCCCCAGCCTGCTTTTGTCCCGTGAGGTTGTCAGTAAATTTGCCCTCAGGCCGCTGCCTCCCAGTGTGGTGTGTGGGTGA
- the NDUFS7 gene encoding NADH dehydrogenase [ubiquinone] iron-sulfur protein 7, mitochondrial isoform X2 — MAALSAPGLRGFRILGLRSSSVGAAVQARGVHQSVATDGPSSAQPALPKAGAMVPKPSSRGEYVVAKLDDLVNWARRSSLWPMTFGLACCAVEMMHMAAPRYDMDRFGVVFRASPRQSDVMIVAGTLTNKMAPALRKVYDQMPEPRYVISMGSCANGGGYYHYSYSVVRGCDRIVPVDIYIPGRAAHPRPRPCSTASCSCRGRSSGSGRCRSGTAGSAATATGACRRPVPSLLLSREVVSKFALRPLPPSVVCG; from the exons ATGGCGGCGCTGTCAG CTCCTGGCCTGCGCGGCTTCCGGATCCTTGGTCTGCG TAGCTCCAGCGTGGGCGCGGCTGTGCAGGCACGAGGTGTCCATCAGAGCGTGGCCACCGATGGCCCAAGCAG CGCCCAGCCTGCCCTGCCGAAGGCTGGAGCCATGGTTCCCAAACCCAGCAGCCGGGGCGAGTATGTGGTGGCCAAGCTGGATGACCTCGTCAACTGGGCCCGCCGG AGTTCTCTGTGGCCCATGACCTTCGGTCTGGCCTGCTGCGCCGTGGAGATGATGCACATGGCCGCACCCCGCTACGACATGGACCGTTTTGGCGTGGTCTTCCGCGCCAGCCCGCGCCAGTCCGACGTCATGATCGTGGCCGGCACACTCACTAACAAGATGGCCCCAGCGCTCCGCAAG GTCTACGACCAGATGCCGGAGCCGCGCTACGTGATCTCCATGGGGAG CTGCGCCAACGGAGGAGGCTACTACCACTACTCCTACTCGGTGGTGAGGGGCTGCGACCGCATCGTGCCCGTGGACATCTACATCCCAGGTAGG GCTGCCCACCCACGGCCGAGGCCCTGCTCTACGGCGTCCTGCAGCTGCAGAGGAAGATCAAGCGGGAGCGGAAGGTGCAGATCTGGTACCGCAGGTAGTGCCGCCACTGCCACCGGAGCCTGTCGCCGTCCTGTCCCCAGCCTGCTTTTGTCCCGTGAGGTTGTCAGTAAATTTGCCCTCAGGCCGCTGCCTCCCAGTGTGGTGTGTGGGTGA
- the NDUFS7 gene encoding NADH dehydrogenase [ubiquinone] iron-sulfur protein 7, mitochondrial isoform X5 — protein MAALSAPGLRGFRILGLRSSVGAAVQARGVHQSVATDGPSSAQPALPKAGAMVPKPSSRGEYVVAKLDDLVNWARRSSLWPMTFGLACCAVEMMHMAAPRYDMDRFGVVFRASPRQSDVMIVAGTLTNKMAPALRKVYDQMPEPRYVISMGSCANGGGYYHYSYSVVRGCDRIVPVDIYIPGCPPTAEALLYGVLQLQRKIKRERKVQIWYRR, from the exons ATGGCGGCGCTGTCAG CTCCTGGCCTGCGCGGCTTCCGGATCCTTGGTCTGCG CTCCAGCGTGGGCGCGGCTGTGCAGGCACGAGGTGTCCATCAGAGCGTGGCCACCGATGGCCCAAGCAG CGCCCAGCCTGCCCTGCCGAAGGCTGGAGCCATGGTTCCCAAACCCAGCAGCCGGGGCGAGTATGTGGTGGCCAAGCTGGATGACCTCGTCAACTGGGCCCGCCGG AGTTCTCTGTGGCCCATGACCTTCGGTCTGGCCTGCTGCGCCGTGGAGATGATGCACATGGCCGCACCCCGCTACGACATGGACCGTTTTGGCGTGGTCTTCCGCGCCAGCCCGCGCCAGTCCGACGTCATGATCGTGGCCGGCACACTCACTAACAAGATGGCCCCAGCGCTCCGCAAG GTCTACGACCAGATGCCGGAGCCGCGCTACGTGATCTCCATGGGGAG CTGCGCCAACGGAGGAGGCTACTACCACTACTCCTACTCGGTGGTGAGGGGCTGCGACCGCATCGTGCCCGTGGACATCTACATCCCAG GCTGCCCACCCACGGCCGAGGCCCTGCTCTACGGCGTCCTGCAGCTGCAGAGGAAGATCAAGCGGGAGCGGAAGGTGCAGATCTGGTACCGCAGGTAG
- the NDUFS7 gene encoding NADH dehydrogenase [ubiquinone] iron-sulfur protein 7, mitochondrial isoform X1, protein MAALSAPGLRGFRILGLRSSVGAAVQARGVHQSVATDGPSSAQPALPKAGAMVPKPSSRGEYVVAKLDDLVNWARRSSLWPMTFGLACCAVEMMHMAAPRYDMDRFGVVFRASPRQSDVMIVAGTLTNKMAPALRKVYDQMPEPRYVISMGSPRNRWSGAPSGGERFSPSWQPHACLRPTGPTEAHGASAPTEEATTTTPTRW, encoded by the exons ATGGCGGCGCTGTCAG CTCCTGGCCTGCGCGGCTTCCGGATCCTTGGTCTGCG CTCCAGCGTGGGCGCGGCTGTGCAGGCACGAGGTGTCCATCAGAGCGTGGCCACCGATGGCCCAAGCAG CGCCCAGCCTGCCCTGCCGAAGGCTGGAGCCATGGTTCCCAAACCCAGCAGCCGGGGCGAGTATGTGGTGGCCAAGCTGGATGACCTCGTCAACTGGGCCCGCCGG AGTTCTCTGTGGCCCATGACCTTCGGTCTGGCCTGCTGCGCCGTGGAGATGATGCACATGGCCGCACCCCGCTACGACATGGACCGTTTTGGCGTGGTCTTCCGCGCCAGCCCGCGCCAGTCCGACGTCATGATCGTGGCCGGCACACTCACTAACAAGATGGCCCCAGCGCTCCGCAAG GTCTACGACCAGATGCCGGAGCCGCGCTACGTGATCTCCATGGGGAG CCCCAGGAATCGATGGTCAGGAGCCCCCTCGGGAGGGGAGCGCTTTTCCCCGAGTTGGCAGCCACACGCGTGCTTGCGCCCCACTGGTCCCACGGAGGCTCACGGAGCCT CTGCGCCAACGGAGGAGGCTACTACCACTACTCCTACTCGGTGGTGA
- the NDUFS7 gene encoding NADH dehydrogenase [ubiquinone] iron-sulfur protein 7, mitochondrial isoform X6, whose translation MAALSAPGLRGFRILGLRSSSVGAAVQARGVHQSVATDGPSSAQPALPKAGAMVPKPSSRGEYVVAKLDDLVNWARRSSLWPMTFGLACCAVEMMHMAAPRYDMDRFGVVFRASPRQSDVMIVAGTLTNKMAPALRKVYDQMPEPRYVISMGSPRNRWSGAPSGGERFSPSWQPHACLRPTGPTEAHGASAPTEEATTTTPTRW comes from the exons ATGGCGGCGCTGTCAG CTCCTGGCCTGCGCGGCTTCCGGATCCTTGGTCTGCG TAGCTCCAGCGTGGGCGCGGCTGTGCAGGCACGAGGTGTCCATCAGAGCGTGGCCACCGATGGCCCAAGCAG CGCCCAGCCTGCCCTGCCGAAGGCTGGAGCCATGGTTCCCAAACCCAGCAGCCGGGGCGAGTATGTGGTGGCCAAGCTGGATGACCTCGTCAACTGGGCCCGCCGG AGTTCTCTGTGGCCCATGACCTTCGGTCTGGCCTGCTGCGCCGTGGAGATGATGCACATGGCCGCACCCCGCTACGACATGGACCGTTTTGGCGTGGTCTTCCGCGCCAGCCCGCGCCAGTCCGACGTCATGATCGTGGCCGGCACACTCACTAACAAGATGGCCCCAGCGCTCCGCAAG GTCTACGACCAGATGCCGGAGCCGCGCTACGTGATCTCCATGGGGAG CCCCAGGAATCGATGGTCAGGAGCCCCCTCGGGAGGGGAGCGCTTTTCCCCGAGTTGGCAGCCACACGCGTGCTTGCGCCCCACTGGTCCCACGGAGGCTCACGGAGCCT CTGCGCCAACGGAGGAGGCTACTACCACTACTCCTACTCGGTGGTGA
- the NDUFS7 gene encoding NADH dehydrogenase [ubiquinone] iron-sulfur protein 7, mitochondrial isoform X7 — protein MAALSAPGLRGFRILGLRSSSVGAAVQARGVHQSVATDGPSSAQPALPKAGAMVPKPSSRGEYVVAKLDDLVNWARRSSLWPMTFGLACCAVEMMHMAAPRYDMDRFGVVFRASPRQSDVMIVAGTLTNKMAPALRKVYDQMPEPRYVISMGSCANGGGYYHYSYSVVRGCDRIVPVDIYIPGSGCGKGD, from the exons ATGGCGGCGCTGTCAG CTCCTGGCCTGCGCGGCTTCCGGATCCTTGGTCTGCG TAGCTCCAGCGTGGGCGCGGCTGTGCAGGCACGAGGTGTCCATCAGAGCGTGGCCACCGATGGCCCAAGCAG CGCCCAGCCTGCCCTGCCGAAGGCTGGAGCCATGGTTCCCAAACCCAGCAGCCGGGGCGAGTATGTGGTGGCCAAGCTGGATGACCTCGTCAACTGGGCCCGCCGG AGTTCTCTGTGGCCCATGACCTTCGGTCTGGCCTGCTGCGCCGTGGAGATGATGCACATGGCCGCACCCCGCTACGACATGGACCGTTTTGGCGTGGTCTTCCGCGCCAGCCCGCGCCAGTCCGACGTCATGATCGTGGCCGGCACACTCACTAACAAGATGGCCCCAGCGCTCCGCAAG GTCTACGACCAGATGCCGGAGCCGCGCTACGTGATCTCCATGGGGAG CTGCGCCAACGGAGGAGGCTACTACCACTACTCCTACTCGGTGGTGAGGGGCTGCGACCGCATCGTGCCCGTGGACATCTACATCCCAG GCTCTGGCTGCGggaagggagactga
- the NDUFS7 gene encoding NADH dehydrogenase [ubiquinone] iron-sulfur protein 7, mitochondrial isoform X4, which yields MAALSAPGLRGFRILGLRSSSVGAAVQARGVHQSVATDGPSSAQPALPKAGAMVPKPSSRGEYVVAKLDDLVNWARRSSLWPMTFGLACCAVEMMHMAAPRYDMDRFGVVFRASPRQSDVMIVAGTLTNKMAPALRKVYDQMPEPRYVISMGSCANGGGYYHYSYSVVRGCDRIVPVDIYIPGCPPTAEALLYGVLQLQRKIKRERKVQIWYRR from the exons ATGGCGGCGCTGTCAG CTCCTGGCCTGCGCGGCTTCCGGATCCTTGGTCTGCG TAGCTCCAGCGTGGGCGCGGCTGTGCAGGCACGAGGTGTCCATCAGAGCGTGGCCACCGATGGCCCAAGCAG CGCCCAGCCTGCCCTGCCGAAGGCTGGAGCCATGGTTCCCAAACCCAGCAGCCGGGGCGAGTATGTGGTGGCCAAGCTGGATGACCTCGTCAACTGGGCCCGCCGG AGTTCTCTGTGGCCCATGACCTTCGGTCTGGCCTGCTGCGCCGTGGAGATGATGCACATGGCCGCACCCCGCTACGACATGGACCGTTTTGGCGTGGTCTTCCGCGCCAGCCCGCGCCAGTCCGACGTCATGATCGTGGCCGGCACACTCACTAACAAGATGGCCCCAGCGCTCCGCAAG GTCTACGACCAGATGCCGGAGCCGCGCTACGTGATCTCCATGGGGAG CTGCGCCAACGGAGGAGGCTACTACCACTACTCCTACTCGGTGGTGAGGGGCTGCGACCGCATCGTGCCCGTGGACATCTACATCCCAG GCTGCCCACCCACGGCCGAGGCCCTGCTCTACGGCGTCCTGCAGCTGCAGAGGAAGATCAAGCGGGAGCGGAAGGTGCAGATCTGGTACCGCAGGTAG
- the NDUFS7 gene encoding NADH dehydrogenase [ubiquinone] iron-sulfur protein 7, mitochondrial isoform X8, with amino-acid sequence MAALSAPGLRGFRILGLRSSVGAAVQARGVHQSVATDGPSSAQPALPKAGAMVPKPSSRGEYVVAKLDDLVNWARRSSLWPMTFGLACCAVEMMHMAAPRYDMDRFGVVFRASPRQSDVMIVAGTLTNKMAPALRKVYDQMPEPRYVISMGSCANGGGYYHYSYSVVRGCDRIVPVDIYIPGSGCGKGD; translated from the exons ATGGCGGCGCTGTCAG CTCCTGGCCTGCGCGGCTTCCGGATCCTTGGTCTGCG CTCCAGCGTGGGCGCGGCTGTGCAGGCACGAGGTGTCCATCAGAGCGTGGCCACCGATGGCCCAAGCAG CGCCCAGCCTGCCCTGCCGAAGGCTGGAGCCATGGTTCCCAAACCCAGCAGCCGGGGCGAGTATGTGGTGGCCAAGCTGGATGACCTCGTCAACTGGGCCCGCCGG AGTTCTCTGTGGCCCATGACCTTCGGTCTGGCCTGCTGCGCCGTGGAGATGATGCACATGGCCGCACCCCGCTACGACATGGACCGTTTTGGCGTGGTCTTCCGCGCCAGCCCGCGCCAGTCCGACGTCATGATCGTGGCCGGCACACTCACTAACAAGATGGCCCCAGCGCTCCGCAAG GTCTACGACCAGATGCCGGAGCCGCGCTACGTGATCTCCATGGGGAG CTGCGCCAACGGAGGAGGCTACTACCACTACTCCTACTCGGTGGTGAGGGGCTGCGACCGCATCGTGCCCGTGGACATCTACATCCCAG GCTCTGGCTGCGggaagggagactga